The following DNA comes from Thermoplasmata archaeon.
GGAGAGGCAACTCGGGTCCTTGAGCGCCCTAGTCTGTACGAGGTCCACGCCGCTAGACCGGCAGTCGCCTTGCGGGTCCGCAAAAAAAGGGACTTTCTCCCAGTCGGCGAAGGCCCCGTCTATGACGATTCCGGGCGGCGGAGCGCTGATATAGTTAAGGGGGCAGCTCGGGCTCAGCACAGTTGCCGTTCCGCGAGCGAGGGCGACGGCGTCGTGCCCGGCGAGTCCCGCGCCGAAGGTCTCTCCCGGGAGCGCCCGGGAGGTCAGCGCAACCCGGAGCTCGAGTTCCTCTCTACCCCCCGCCGGAATCGAGAGGCTTATACGGAACTCGGCCCTTCCTCCGGCAAATCTCCCCGATGATAGCTCCCTGCCTACCCTCAGGAGCCTCAGCTCCCCCACGCTCAAGTCCCCGGCGCTCCCCGAGCGCTCGATGACAATTTTGCGCACCTCTGCCCCGGCCCCCAGGGCGCGGAACTCGATTCTCAGGAGCGGCTCGTCGTCTGAGGGGGCGTCGAGCACCCCGGTGCCCATCGCGCTCTGAGAAACGACGAGGGCACCGCCGGAGGGACCGACGAGAGCGGCTGCGCGGTCGCTCTCCCCAGAGGGCTCCTCGCCCATTTGAAAGAGGGCCCTGAATGATGCGCTCCCGCTTGACCCAGAGGCCTCTAGCGGAATCGCTGCCTCGAGCTCCGGACCCGAGACAGTAGCGGCGGCGGCGCCCACTTGCGTCCAGCCGGCCCAGTCTAGACCATCCCTGCCGGCCTGGAATCTGTGTATGGAGGCGCCCCTGACGGCTCCAGCCCAGCCGAATATCTCCAGCCTCAGCTCCGCCCCGATGCCGGCTATCCGGAAGCCGGTCGCCGCGCTCATGTCCGCGTCGATGAGAATGTTGACCGTGACCACTCCCTCCGGATATCCTTCCCGTAGCGCCTGCCCCCTGACCTGCAAGTAGAAGAAAACCGATTTTCCGGACACTCGCACGGCATAGCGGACGATGTCAATGCCCGGATTGGCGACGGATGGGTCGGCGCCGTCAGAGAGGACGACAGCTCCCCTCCAGTCGGAGAAGTCGCCGTCAACGGCCATCCCCCTCTCTCCATGGCTCATGAAGAGAGATGCCAGGGGCACGGCGAGCACGGCGGCGAGCGCGAGAATGGCAGCGAGGACCGCGCGGCGCCCCCTTCGACCCGGCGGCCGGGCGCATCCGCCGGCCTCGCCCCGAGTTCCCCTCCCATTGACCAGACCATTTCCGTTCGTCAGACCGTTCGCGCCACCGAGCACGCCCTTCCCGTTGCCGGCCCCGTGGCGCTGGCCTGAGCCGTTGACGAGCCCTATCGACCTGACTAGTGCGCCGTTAGCCGGCAATTCTCCCCGCGTAACGCCCGCTCCGTCGACCGGGGCGCTGGTTCTGATGGGGGGCCCTTTTTCTGCGCCCGCGTGGCGGCGCGAGCCCGCGCCGTTCACGTGATGGTTCCCGTTCACCAGAGACATGCCGTCGAGAAGGGCGAAGCCGCTTGCGAAGACGGAGTCATCGAATTCGGTGAGGCCGCGGGGCACATGATTCCGGTTGAAAAGGGCAGCCCCCTTCGGAGACTGTGGCTGGCCGGCTTGAGCCAACGGACACACATCGCTATCATGCCCGCAAGCGGAGGTCCCTCCTCCAGAGAATCTTTCGACGGTCGGGGGTGGCCCATCAGGCACACCGGCCCCGCTACTGTCGCCTCCGGTCGCGCCCCGCCGGTCTCCATTCTCGCTCGGCAATGTGCGAATATTATTTCACTCCGATAAATATTTAACGAGCTCCTCTTCAGTGCCTGCCCGCGTTGGCCCCGGAAATGAATTCGCTAATCGGCCCCCGAGTCCACAACGCACCTACGGCGTGGCCCCGGGCCTCGGCAGGAGAGGGAATTGGGTGGAAGGGCCTCTCGGGGCACCGCGCCCGTTAAACTGTGTTGGAATCACTCGATCGGAGCAACCGCGTAGCGCGCGCCCTGAAGGCCCCTTTTCGCCTCGAATTCTTGCCTCTGCTCCCTCCACTCGTAGAACTCCTTCGAGCTCAGGACCCGCGCCTTCACCTCGGGCGGTTGGCCGGGGGAGGTGGGGGAGATAACCGCCAGAACTGCATAGTGGCTCTGTGACCAAGCCATGACCTCATCTTTGAGCTTCCTCTCGCGTTCCTCCGCCTCCTTTCTCGCGCTCTCCGCTTCCGCGAGCTTTTTCCTGAGCTCCCAAACCTCCTTCTGGAGGGAGTCGCGCTTCCTCGCGACCGCCTCGAGCGCCGCCACATTGTCTCTGATCACAACCCTTTCTTCGACAACCGGGTTCTTCAGAATCGCTTTGTAGTCGTTCTTGAGCTTCCTGTAGTAGGACCAGAAGCTGTCGAGCTCTTTGCGCATCTCCTCTCGGGCTTTCCTCTCCCCCTCCAGCCTCGTCGTGAGCTCTTCAATCGTCTTTCTGGCGCTCTTCAGCTCCTCCTCCGTGTCCTTGAGCCGCGCCGCGAGCTTCTCGCTTTCCTTTATGACCTTCAGGTGATTCTTGAAGAGACCCGAGGCGAGGCCGGGTGGTTCCTCGATGCCGGAGGCGCGGACCACACTCTCCCAGAGCTCCTTCTCGACCCTGAGCTTGACGAAGGCTCCAAACATCGGCGCACCACCTGCTCACCGGGTGTAGCGCTACGCCGGTGAGGTGATTCAAATGGCGGGGGGATAGAAAAAGATTTTGCCCAGAATTCACCTGTAATGAGAACTCCCATGGGCGACGGGCAGGCTCTGATTTGGGGATGCCCGGTTGAGACCCATGCCTCCCGGCGAGTGAGGCATCATAATTGTCGTGGAGAGAAACAGCGCCAATCACAAGGAATGGCTATGGCGTGGAGAAGCAGTTTGACAGTCTTGAGAAAATCATAACATGTTAGAACAATGAAACAATGATTAGCCCTACATGAGCCTCCGGGGCAAGCCTCGCCCGACTCCCGCGGCCCGCGCCTCCTCACACCAGCCTCTCCGGCACCCTCTCGGGCTGGTGCGCTTCCCTCCAGCCCAGCCCCGCGCTTTTGAGCCTCCTCACCACGTGCGGGTAGAGAATCAGCTCCTCGACCTCAACGCCCCTCGCCAGTGATGAATCGATGCCGCCCAGTCTCGCCACCAGCCTCCGCAGGTTTTCCGGCGAGGAAAAGGAGACCATGACCGCTGGGTGGCACCTGACCCCAGAGGCGACGAGGTTCTCGAGCGCCCGGAGCTGCAGGGTGAAGCCGGAGGGGCCCGCGCCCGTGAGCGCGGAGAACTCCTCCTCGCATGTCCCCTTGAGAGAGACCCGCACCTCCAGATGGCGGAATCGAGCGAGAGAGGGAGCGTAGTCCCCCTCCGCCCCGATTAGAATTCCGTTGGTCTCGAGAATGAAGTCGTATCCGGCGTCCTCGGTCAGCGAGAGCAGCCCAAGCAGGTGTTCCCTTCCTATCGTGGGCTCCTGCCCGCTGAGCCTTAGCAGACGGTAGCCCTTTCTCCGGGCGATGCGGTCGAGATTCCGGAACGCGGACGCGGGTGTGTGGAGCGCGCCGAATTCGCCCGGACTGCTGCGAATGTCGTCCCCGGCCCAGCAGAACAGGCAGAGGAGGTTGCAGCCGCACACGTCCCCCGTGCTGATTCCGCCGTACCACCTCGCGGGCCTGAATCGGTAGTAGCGCCTCTGCTCACCGCGGCACACGACGTCCTCAAGCTCCCGGGCCCTTCGCACGGGGTCGAATCGCCCCTCGCGAGCACCGTCCGGACCGCGCCGCTCCTCCGGGGGTGCTCCTTGGCCTCCGGAGTCCCTCTGCCCACCCCCACTCCACCCCGCGAACTCCAGCGGTGGTGCACATGAAATCGGGGGCGTTGAGCCTCCCCCGGCGCCAGTCGCTCTCTCGTGCGCCAAGGGCGCGCAGGGGCGCAGGTCCGGCGGTGCAATCGCCACCGTGCTGTCCCTCCCGCCGGCTCCCACGAGCGCATTGGTCGGTGGCCATCCACAGCTCCATTCAGCCCTCCGCATCCCCATCACGTTCCTCTCACCAAGCTTCCCCGGCTCGTTCGCCTCGGAATCTTCCCCTACGGCCTCCTTCGAAGCATGGGGCCAATGGGCCACAACCAATAAATTTATGTCTGCGCGGCGGGGATGGCCGGGCCCGGAGGAAAAAGGATGGCGGAGCAGATAAAGATCGGAGACACTGCGCCGGACTTCAGGCTAAAGGACCAGAGGGGCAACGATGTGACCCTGTCGGGGCTGAGGGGGAAGAAGGTGCTTCTTTCCTTCCACCCTCTAGCCTGGACGAGCGTGTGCGCGAGGCAGATGAAGGGGCTCGAGAGGAATTTCGAGCGCTTCAGGAAACTGGGCGTCGTGCCGCTCGGCCTGAGCGTTGACAGCGTGCCGACGAAGAGTGCCTGGGCGCGCCACCTGCGCGTCCGGAGGCTCAGGCTCCTCTCGGACTTCTGGCCCCACGGGGATTACGCCCGCAGGCTCGGCCTCTTCATTGAAGAGAAGGGTTTCTCGAATCGTGCAAACGTCCTGCTCGATGAAGAGGGCAAAATGATATGGATGAAGGTCTATCCCATACCAGAGCTGCCGGACCTGAAGGAGGTCTTCGCCGTCCTGAAGGAGCACTAGGCGGCCGGGGGAGGGGGTCGCCGCTCTCGGGCCCTCGGGGCGGTCATAGGCGCCTGAGAGCGGCCGCCGGCGGGCTCCGGTCATGGAAAGGGGCCGGAGGGAGGGACGTCGCTGGGGAGACGCATCAGCGAGTGGAATGGAGTATCGGAGGGGCGTTGGAATGGGCGCCCTGAAATGAGCGGAGCCGCGCGGGGGCTGAGGTGGGGAGCTGCAGTGGTTCTCGTTGCCGGTGCATTTCAGGAGAGGAGGCGGAATCATGGACGTCGTGAGAGCGATTGAGGAGCGCAGGGCGTATCGCTCGCTGGAGCAGGTTGAGATTCCGGACGAAACTGTCAGGGAGCTGGCGCGTTGCGCGGCCCTCGCGGCCTCGTGCTTCAACAACCAGCCCGCGCGCTTCGTCTTCGTGCGGAGCCGGGAAGGGCTAGAGCGCCTCAGGCCCGTGTTCAGCCGCGGCAACGAATGGTGCACCGCGGCCTCGATGGTCGCGGCGGTTTTCAGCGGGAGGGAGCTGGACTGCGTGATTGGAGAGAGGGAGTATTTCCTCTTTGACACCGGCATGGCGGTCGCGACAATGATTCTGCGCGCGACGGAGCTTGGCCTCGTCGCCCACCCGATTGCGGGTTTTAATGAAAAGAAAGCTAAAGAGGCCCTACGAATTCCGGAGAGCATGAGGCTGATAACTCTCATTCTCTTCGGAAAACGCTCGGGCGCGCGCAGTCCCCTCCTGAGTGACGCGCAGTGGGAGCTGGAGCAAAAGAGACCCGAGAGACTCTCGTTTGAGAAATTCGTCTGGATGGAGAGCTATGGGGAGCCTGGCGTGAGGGAGGGCTGAGCACATTTCCCAGCCAACCCGCTCCCTATGGAGCAGCGGTGATGGGAAATTCCGGCGGGGAATTCGAGGGAGTGAGGCTCCGGCGCGCCAGTGAAGTCGGGACCTTTCCATGCCTCTTCTGGGTGGCTGGCCCGCGATGATGCGCGGGGCGGGGTGGCTGCCCCTATCGCGCAAGCTCCTCGCCGCACTCGGGGCACTTGACCCACTCCCTCTCGACTTCCATCCCACAGCCGGGGCACCTAGAGAGATGGTCTTTTCCTCCAGAACCCTCCGCGCATGTCTCCCTGACGGAACCTCCGGGGGGCTTTTCAAGAGCAACGGTCGTTGTCGGTGTCGGAGCGGCCTCGGGCGAATGGGGAGGTGGCGGGGGCGGCGGAGGCGGTGGAGGCGGTGGAGGGGGTTGGAGGGGAATTTGGGGAGGGGGCGGTGGAGGGGGAGGTGGGGGTGGTGGCGGAATAGTGGAAGATTCTGGGGGTGGGGGTTGTGGAGAGTGTGATGTCCCGCCCGGCTCAGCCAGCTCCTCCCCACACTCGGGGCACTTCACCCACTCAGGCTCGACTGGCTTTCCGCAGCCGGGACATACATTGGCCGCAGGAGGCCTCTGGATCTCCGCCCCGCAGCCCGGGCACCTCTCGTCCGAGGGCCTCAGGGCCTTTCCACACGATGGGCACTCCAGTGCCTCGACCCTCCGGGCGGCGCGCATCATCGCCTCTTCCGTCGCTCTCGCTTCGAGTGGGCCGGCTCCCGTGGCGGTCTCCGCTGGGGCGGGGGCCAGCTCGGCCGCCTTCAGGGGCGCGGAGCAGTGGTGGCAAAGGAACCAGTCCTCCTCGGCCTCCCCGCCGCAACTCGGGCATGGGTAGGTCGCCTTCTTCTTCGGCGCGGGCGCAGGCTCGGGCGGCGGCTCGGGCTTCGCCTCCTGGACCGGAATGGCTTCCTCCGGCTCCTTTTCGAGCTTGTCCAGAGCTGCTGAGAGTCTCTCGCGCCTGCCCCAGGCATAGAAGATTCCCCCGCCTACTATCGCGAGCACGACGACAGCCACGACCACTCCAATCAACAGACCCTGCCCCTGCCCGCCGCCCGCGGCCTTCGAGCCCTTAAGGACAGTCAGGGTCCAGCCGCGGCTTAGTCCAACCCTCCCATCGGAGACCGTTACCGTCACGTTGTAGACGCCGGCGGAGCCGAAGGCGGCCCTGAAGAGATAGCTCGGGGCGCTCGAGACCTCCGTCCCGTTGAGCTTCCACAAGTAGACGAGGGTGTCATTGTCAGGATCGGAGGCCGAGATTTTGAACTCGAGTTCCATGCCCTCTTTAATTATCGGGTCCGTGGGGGGGAAGAAGCTCTGGATTACCGGAGGGTCGGTCACCTCGAGCACGGTCACTTTCCAGCTCCTCGCGAAGCGTAGCCCTCCCGCGCCCGCAATGGTTGCGGTCAGGGTGAGCGTGTGGTTGCCCGAGGATGTGTAGTCGGTGGTGAGTGTGAAGACCGGAGCCGTCGAAACCACTTGGAGGTCGTAGGTCCAGCGGATTGTGAGGTTGCCCAAGAGTGACCTCAGGGCCTCGACATCGGCCGAGAAGAGAGCCCCCTCGCCCTCGTTGAGCGTGACGTCCGACGCGGGCTGGGTCAGGCCCAGATCCGTCAAGGGATTGATTTCCATCACGGCAAAGACCCAGCTGTGGAAAGTCCTCAGCTCACCGTCAGAGGCGGTGACGGTCAGGTTGTGCTCGCCAGCATCCGTATACCATGCCCGGTACTCGTAGTGGCTCTCGCCGTCCCCGGACCTGTTCACCACGGAACCGTCGAGCACCCACTCGACCGAGACTGGATCGCCGTCTGGGTCCCTCGCGGTGGCCCTGAAGACCAAACTCTCCCCCTCCTTTATCGACGGCATCTGTGCGGGCTCGATGCCCGTGAGCTCGGGGGGGCGGTTCACGTTCCTCACCTTGAGGTCCCAGGTGCGGTTGGTGGCGCTCCTCCCGTCGGAGACAGAGGCGACGACAGTGTGGCAGCCCGCGGAGGCGTAGTCCGCTGTGTAGTTCAGGGAAGTCTCGCCCTCGAGCACGAGCGCGCCATCTAGTAGCCATCTGAAGGCGAGAGCGTCCCCGTCCCTGTCGTGGGCGGTGACCGAGAACCTAACGCTCTGGCCCTCGTTGATGACCACGGGCGAATCGCGGGGCAAATAATCCCGAATCTCAGGGGGGATGTTGTACTCAACCGAGACACCGCTGACATTCAGAATACCGGCGGTCCGGCTCATGAAGAGCAGGGGGACGGAGATGTTCCCGTCAGGGTCGATGTCGAGGAAGTGGGCGGCGACGTATCTGGATATCGCCTCCGAGAGGTCAGGGAGCTGCACGGCCTCCGAGAGTAGCCCCGGCCTCTCCCACTCCAGCTCCCCATCGGCGCCGACGTCGAGCCTGAGGTCGGAGGGGTAGAGGGTCTCGAGGGTGTAGTTCACCAGAATCTCAGTGAGGGCGGTCGCGGACGCGAACTCCACCTTGTACCGGAGCTTAGTTCCCGAGCTCGCGAAAATCAACTCGCTCCCGTTCACGGCCGGCGTCCAGTGCTCCCCGTTGTCGTTCGAGAGGCTGACCCGGACGGGCTCTCCCGCTGGCCTCTCCGCCCA
Coding sequences within:
- a CDS encoding FG-GAP-like repeat-containing protein, whose protein sequence is MIMGARNAAKRYACVLVTLVLSCSLLNIPAGGGRVEEFSGGLSSMELSFPPGGGEHTVYVKLPVWSYAIGTSLTIRGDKIPNEKYLFHTTDADFGTGQLVNATTGLDSIQRATHVTTLLPMRAYSAGRAPHYVAVGDVNGDGKNDVVVTNYYSNSTGVFLQSAGGSLASMLSLDVGAFPNGVAIADINGDGRKDIAVAAVRLDGTGYVAIFNQTGAGGLGSRDELPAGPFPDGCAIGDVSGDGAPDIVVAHWAGGSIGVFLQRPGGGFYTMVPYNVGTGPRGVAIGDVNGDGRNDIVVAVSNDNKTAVFYQAQDGQLQLPPLLLDAGHLPVGVALGDLDANGKTDIVVACSRSNETGVYFQKPDGTLQAMVRCAGTGAQPWMVATGDLNGDGRTDYAVSNYATGANVVDVLAQDILNVLRPLQNLATGASPDGVAIGDVTGDGLDDVVVANRVADTIGVFEQQPFRGEYVSTAAVVQYNIVSARAVWAERPAGEPVRVSLSNDNGEHWTPAVNGSELIFASSGTKLRYKVEFASATALTEILVNYTLETLYPSDLRLDVGADGELEWERPGLLSEAVQLPDLSEAISRYVAAHFLDIDPDGNISVPLLFMSRTAGILNVSGVSVEYNIPPEIRDYLPRDSPVVINEGQSVRFSVTAHDRDGDALAFRWLLDGALVLEGETSLNYTADYASAGCHTVVASVSDGRSATNRTWDLKVRNVNRPPELTGIEPAQMPSIKEGESLVFRATARDPDGDPVSVEWVLDGSVVNRSGDGESHYEYRAWYTDAGEHNLTVTASDGELRTFHSWVFAVMEINPLTDLGLTQPASDVTLNEGEGALFSADVEALRSLLGNLTIRWTYDLQVVSTAPVFTLTTDYTSSGNHTLTLTATIAGAGGLRFARSWKVTVLEVTDPPVIQSFFPPTDPIIKEGMELEFKISASDPDNDTLVYLWKLNGTEVSSAPSYLFRAAFGSAGVYNVTVTVSDGRVGLSRGWTLTVLKGSKAAGGGQGQGLLIGVVVAVVVLAIVGGGIFYAWGRRERLSAALDKLEKEPEEAIPVQEAKPEPPPEPAPAPKKKATYPCPSCGGEAEEDWFLCHHCSAPLKAAELAPAPAETATGAGPLEARATEEAMMRAARRVEALECPSCGKALRPSDERCPGCGAEIQRPPAANVCPGCGKPVEPEWVKCPECGEELAEPGGTSHSPQPPPPESSTIPPPPPPPPPPPPPQIPLQPPPPPPPPPPPPPPPHSPEAAPTPTTTVALEKPPGGSVRETCAEGSGGKDHLSRCPGCGMEVEREWVKCPECGEELAR
- a CDS encoding radical SAM protein, producing MAHWPHASKEAVGEDSEANEPGKLGERNVMGMRRAEWSCGWPPTNALVGAGGRDSTVAIAPPDLRPCAPLAHERATGAGGGSTPPISCAPPLEFAGWSGGGQRDSGGQGAPPEERRGPDGAREGRFDPVRRARELEDVVCRGEQRRYYRFRPARWYGGISTGDVCGCNLLCLFCWAGDDIRSSPGEFGALHTPASAFRNLDRIARRKGYRLLRLSGQEPTIGREHLLGLLSLTEDAGYDFILETNGILIGAEGDYAPSLARFRHLEVRVSLKGTCEEEFSALTGAGPSGFTLQLRALENLVASGVRCHPAVMVSFSSPENLRRLVARLGGIDSSLARGVEVEELILYPHVVRRLKSAGLGWREAHQPERVPERLV
- a CDS encoding redoxin domain-containing protein, which codes for MAGPGGKRMAEQIKIGDTAPDFRLKDQRGNDVTLSGLRGKKVLLSFHPLAWTSVCARQMKGLERNFERFRKLGVVPLGLSVDSVPTKSAWARHLRVRRLRLLSDFWPHGDYARRLGLFIEEKGFSNRANVLLDEEGKMIWMKVYPIPELPDLKEVFAVLKEH
- a CDS encoding nitroreductase family protein; amino-acid sequence: MDVVRAIEERRAYRSLEQVEIPDETVRELARCAALAASCFNNQPARFVFVRSREGLERLRPVFSRGNEWCTAASMVAAVFSGRELDCVIGEREYFLFDTGMAVATMILRATELGLVAHPIAGFNEKKAKEALRIPESMRLITLILFGKRSGARSPLLSDAQWELEQKRPERLSFEKFVWMESYGEPGVREG